The Bos taurus isolate L1 Dominette 01449 registration number 42190680 breed Hereford chromosome 18, ARS-UCD2.0, whole genome shotgun sequence genome has a window encoding:
- the BOSTAUV1R419 gene encoding vomeronasal type-1 receptor 4 — protein sequence MSQIYMSHSALRSHCCHHVKGSILNDTTAASQLAFGIIFLLQTVLGIWGNFSLLYHYLFLYHTQCRMRVTALICKHLAIANFLVILSKGLPQTITALRLKHFSSDFACKLILYFEKVGRSMSIGTTCLLSVFQTITISPMNSCWKNLKVKAPKYIAFSISFCWIQCLFVHLVFPLYAFYVSDKWRSTNMTNIRDSGYCAATDLENISGSIYAALIAFPEVSFSVLIFWSSGSMILTLYRHSRQVQYIHKASVSPRPSAESRATQSILLLASTFMCFHTLSCIFNITLALVHNPSWWLVYTTGLISVCFPFISPFLLMSHESIVSSLCFLYTKNSVSPNLIRKA from the coding sequence ATGTCACAGATTTATATGAGCCATTCTGCTCTGAGGAGTCACTGTTGCCatcatgtaaaggggagtatctTGAATGACACAACAGCCGCCAGCCAACTGGCCTTTGGAATAATATTCTTGCTACAGACTGTGCTTGGAATCTGGGGCAATTTCTCCCTTCTGTACCATTACCTCTTTCTTTACCACACTCAGTGCAGGATGAGGGTCACAGCTTTGATTTGCAAGCACCTGGCTATTGCCAACTTTTTGGTCATTCTCTCAAAAGGGCTCCCTCAGACAATTACAGCTTTGAGGTTGAAACATTTTTCCAGTGATTTTGCATGCaaacttattttgtattttgagAAAGTGGGCAGGAGTATGTCCATTGGcaccacctgcctcttgagtgTGTTTCAGACCATCACGATCAGCCCCATGAACTCCTGTTGGAAGAATCTTAAAGTCAAAGCCCCAAAgtacattgccttctccatttccttctgctgGATCCAGTGCCTGTTTGTACATCTCGTTTTTCCTCTGTATGCATTTTATGTTTCTGACAAATGGCGCAGCACAAACATGACAAATATAAGAGATTCAGGGTACTGTGCTGCCACAGATCTTGAGAACATCTCAGGCTCAATATATGCAGCTTTGATAGCGTTCCCTGAAGTTTCATTTTCTGTGCTCATCTTCTGGTCCAGTGGCTCCATGATTCTCACTCTGTACAGACACAGTAGGCAAGTCCAGTATATTCACAAGGCTAGTGTGTCTCCCAGACCCTCTGCTGAGTCCAGAGCCACGCAAAGCATCCTACTCTTGGCGAGCACCTTCATGTGTTTCCACACCCTGTCCTGCATCTTTAACATTACTCTTGCTCTTGTTCATAATCCCAGTTGGTGGTTGGTGTATACAACTGGCctgatttctgtgtgttttccCTTTATCAGCCCCTTTCTGCTCATGAGCCATGAATCCATTGTATCTAGTCTCTGCTTTCTGTACACGAAGAACTCAGTATCCCCTAATCTTATCAGAAAAGCTTaa